In the genome of Bosea sp. BIWAKO-01, the window AAGTTGATACGGGCAGGATAATACTGGGCCCCGGACCTCTGATCCTGCACCAGGTCCGCAGCAATCCGATTGACCACCCCAAAAACCTCGGGAGTTGTTCTCTGGTTGAACGCAGAGAGACGGAGCATCACTGTTTGCCCGGCGCGGAGTTGGTCGATATCCTGGGGTGCAACCTTGATCTCGACGGAAAGATCGTCCTCTTCAGGTACGATCAGCATCAGCGTGTCTCCCGCAGCGACGACTCCCCCGATCGTATGAACGTTGAGCTGATGGATCGTACCGGTCTGCGGAGAGCGGATGTCGATACGCTTCAACTGGTCTTCGGCCGCCACGCTTCGTTCCGTGAGCTCAACGGCCCTGTCCTGAATCTCGCGCAGTTCCTTGGCGACCTCGCTCCGCAGATCCTGGTCGATCTGGATAATCTGCATCTCGGTTTCGGTTATCTTCCCCTTGGTCTGGGCGACCGAGGCGATCATGGCGCCGCGCTCGCCATCCAATCGCGCGTCTTCGCGTGAGAGGGCGGTTACGCGACTGAGCGATACCAGATTCTTGCGCCAGAGCTCCTGCACGCCATCAAGCTCCTGATGGATGAGGACAATTTCCTTACCCTTGGCCTTGGCCTGGACTTCAAGGCCGTCGATCTGCTCGCGCAATTGCTGGACACGCTGGCCCAACTGATCCTTCAGGCCGGCGCGAGCCAGGCGCCGAAGGTCGAACAAGCCTTCCTCGCCGTCGATGAGCCGCGCCACGTCCGGCTCGGCCACCCGTTTCATGAGGCCATCTGGAAAGACGAGACGGTCGCGGCCGTCACGCTCGGCCTCCAGGCGCGCCTGGCGCGCATAAAGCTCGTCGAGCGTCTTTGACAGCATCGCCAGGTTCGACTTCGCCACCGTTTCGTCAAGTCGAATGACCACATCGCCGGCCTTGACCTTGTCGCCGTCCCGGACATTGAGCGCACCGACAACTCCGCCGGTGGGGTGCTGTACCTTCTTCGCATTCGAGTCGACGACGACCACCCCTGCAGCGACGACAGCTCCGGACACCTCCGTCCTCGCCGCCCATCCGTAGAGCCCGCCGACAAGGATGGTCGCACCGGCGAGGCTGGCAAGCAGGTGGCTCCTGATCGAGCGGCGGGGGTCTTTGGTGATGTTGGGGGACATGCATCAGTTCTCCACGGCCTTGAGGACGGCAGCGGCCGGGAGCGACACAGGACGTGTCACCCTCGACAGGACCTCGTCCTTCGGACCGAAGGCCTGGGCCCGCCCCCCGTCCATCATCAGGATCATATCGACCCCCGCCAACGCGCTCGGACGATGCGCAACGACCACGACGATGCCGCCGCGTGCCCTGACGCCCAGGATGGCCTGTGTCAGGGCCGTATCGCCCTCGGCGTCGAGATTCGAATTCGGCTCGTCGAGCACGACCAGGAATGGATCCCGGAACAGCGCCCGGGCAAGACCGATCCGCTGGCGCTGCCCGGCGGACAAGGCGGCTCCGCTTTCGCCAATCTCGGTTTCATAACCATCAGGCAGGCGCAGGA includes:
- a CDS encoding HlyD family type I secretion periplasmic adaptor subunit — protein: MSPNITKDPRRSIRSHLLASLAGATILVGGLYGWAARTEVSGAVVAAGVVVVDSNAKKVQHPTGGVVGALNVRDGDKVKAGDVVIRLDETVAKSNLAMLSKTLDELYARQARLEAERDGRDRLVFPDGLMKRVAEPDVARLIDGEEGLFDLRRLARAGLKDQLGQRVQQLREQIDGLEVQAKAKGKEIVLIHQELDGVQELWRKNLVSLSRVTALSREDARLDGERGAMIASVAQTKGKITETEMQIIQIDQDLRSEVAKELREIQDRAVELTERSVAAEDQLKRIDIRSPQTGTIHQLNVHTIGGVVAAGDTLMLIVPEEDDLSVEIKVAPQDIDQLRAGQTVMLRLSAFNQRTTPEVFGVVNRIAADLVQDQRSGAQYYPARINFTPGERERLGNLKIIPGMPVETFVQTGSRTVMSYLTKPLTDQVMRAFRGV